The sequence CGTCAGACCAAGGTCGGCACCGGACGCCGTGTGGGCGACCGGGTCGAGGTGCTCTCCGGCCTCAAGCCCGAGGAAGTGGTCGTCGCCGGCGGCGGCGCCTTCCTCTCCGATGGCGACCTGGTGCGTGTAGCGGCCGCGCCTGCCGCGCAGACGGCCTCGCAGTAAGCGAGCCCGCGGCTCATCCGAACTTCAGGAATCCACCATGAACGTTTCATCCTGGTCGATCCGCAATCCGATCCCGGCCATCCTGCTCTTCATCCTGTTGACCCTTGCGGGGCTCATGTCCTTCAAGGCGATGAAGATCCAGAACTTCCCGGACATCGACTTGCCGACGGTTATCGTCACCGCCTCCCTGCCAGGTGCCTCGCCGGGGCAACTGGAGACGGACGTCGCCCGCAAGATCGAGAACTCGGTCGCCTCCGTGCAGGGCGTGAAGCACATCTACACCAAGGTGCAGGACGGCACGGTCACCGTGACCGTGGAGTTCCGCCTGGAGAAGGCCACGCAGGACGCCGTCGACGACGTGCGTGACGCGGTCACGCGGATCCGCGCGGACCTGCCCAGCGACCTGCGTGACCCGATCATCGCCAAGATGGATCTGTCGGGGCTGCCGATCCTCACCTATACCGTCTCGTCCTCGCGCATGGACGACGAGGCGCTGTCCTGGTTCGTCGACCACGACGTGGCCAAGGCCATGCTCGCCGTCAAGGGCGTGGGCGCGGTCGCGCGGGTCGGTGGGGTGGCGCGCGAGATCAGCGTCGAACTCGATCCGGCGCGCCTGCTGGCTCTTCACGCGACGGCCGCGGACATCTCGCGCCAGTTGCGCCAGGTGCAGCAGGAGGCCTCCGGTGGTCGCGCCGACCTGGGCGGTGCGGAGCAATCGGTGCGCACGATCGGTACCGTCGCTTCGGCCGAAGAACTGGCGCGGATGGAGATCGCGCTCACCGACGGCCGCCGCATCCGCCTCGATCAGGTGGCCACCGTGCGCGACTCGGTCGCGGAGCAACGTTCGGCGGCGCTCCTCAATGGCAAGCCGGTGGTGGGTTTCGAGATCACGCGCAGTCGGGGCGCGGGCGAGGTCGAAGTTGCGCAAGGCGTGAAGGAAGCGCTGGATCGGCTGCGCGCGGCGCATCCGGACATTTCCGTCACCGAGGCCTTCAACTTCGTCGATCCGGTGGAAGAGAACTTCCACGGCTCGATGAGCCTGCTCTATGAAGGCGCCTTCCTCGCGGTGCTCGTGGTGTGGCTGTTCCTGCGCGACTGGCGCGCGACCTTCGTGTCCGCCACCGCGCTGCCGCTCTCCATCATTCCTGCCTTCCTGGGCATGCATCTGCTCGGTTTCACTATCAACGTGGTGACCCTGCTTTCGCTCTCGATCGTCGTGGGGATATTGGTCGACGACGCGATCGTCGAGATCGAGAACATCATGCGCCACCTGCGCATGGGCAAGACGCCCTATCAGGCGGCCATGGAGGCGGCCGACGAGATCGGCCTGGCGGTGATCGCGACCACCTTCACCCTGATCGCGGTCTTCCTGCCCACCGCCTTCATGAGCGGCGTGCCGGGCAAGTTCTTCGTGCAGTTTGGCTGGACGGCGGCGATCGCGGTCTTCACCTCGCTGGTCGTGGCGCGTCTGCTTACGCCGATGATGGCGGCCTACATTCTCAAGCCGCTCGTCAATACGCACGACGAACCGCGTTGGCTGGCGATCTACATGCGTTGGGCGAAGGCGTGCCTGAACCATCGCTGGCGTACGAGTATCGCGGCGGCCGTCTTCTTCTTTGGCGCATTGATGCTGGTGCCCCTGCTGCCCACTGGCTTCGTGCCCGCGGACGATCTTTCGCAGACCCAGGTGCATGTCGAGCTGCCGCCGGGCAGCACCTACAAGCAGACGCTCGCCGCCGCAGAACAGGCGCGCGCGATCGTGCAGAAGAACCCGTTCGTGAAGCTGGTCTATACCGCCGTCGGTGGTGGCTCGGCCGGCGGTGATCCCTTCGCGGGTAGCGGCGCGGCCGAAGTGCGCAAGGCTACGCTCACCATCAACATGACGCGGCGCCAGGACCGCGGCGGGGTCAGCAAGCAGGCCGTCGAGGCGCAGTTGCGGGAGGGCCTGGAGGCCTTGCCGGGCGCGCGGGTGAAGGTCGGGCTCGGTGGCTCCAATGAGAAGTACGTGCTGGTGCTGGCAGGCGAGGATGGCGAGTTGCTGAGCCAGCATGCGGCCAAGGTCGAGCGCGATCTGCGCACGATTCCGGGCATCGGCAATATCACCTCGACCTCCAGCCTGGTGCGTCCGGAGCTGATCGTGCGACCCGATTTCGCGCGGGCGGCCGACCTGGGCGTGACCTCCGCGGCCATCGCCGACACGCTGCGTATCGCGACCGCGGGCGACTACGATCAAGGCCTCGCGAAGCTGAATCTCTCGCAGCGCCAGGTGCCGATCGTGGTGAAGCTGGAAGCGAATGCGCGGCAGGACCTGGATCTCGTCTCTCGCCTGGCCGTGCCGGGCGCGCACGGGCCGGTGATGCTGGGCAACGTTGCGAGCCTGTCCATGGACAGCGGCCCGGCGCAGATCGATCGCTACGACCGCCAGCGCAATATCAACTTCGAGATCGAGCTCAACCAGCAGCCGCTGGGCGAAGTGGAAAAGCATGCGCTCGCGCTGCCCAGCCTGAAGAACCTGCCCCCGGGCGTGACGCAGACCACCGTGGGCGACGCCGAGGCGATGGCCGAACTCTTCGGCAGCTTCGCCCTGGCCATGCTCACGGGCGTGCTCTGCATCTACATCGTGCTGGTGCTGCTGTTCCACGACTTCGTCCAGCCGGTGACGATCCTGGCCGCGCTGGTGCTGTCGGTGCCAGGTGCCTTCCTCGCGCTCTTCGTCAGCCACACGGCTTTGTCCATGCCCTCGATGATCGGTCTGATCATGCTGATGGGCATCGCGACGAAGAACTCGATCCTGCTGGTGGAGTACGCGATCGTGGCGCGTCGCGACCACGGGCTGAGCCGCTGGGATGCGCTGCTTGACGCCTGCCACAAGCGCGCACGCCCGATCATCATGACCACCATCGCGATGGGCGCCGGCATGCTGCCGATCGCGATCGGCCTTGGCGTCGATCCGAGCTTCCGCGCGCCGATGGCGATCGTGGTGATCGGCGGCCTGATCACCTCGACCTTCCTCTCCCTGCTGGTGATCCCGGTGGTCTTCACCTTCGTCGATGACTTCATCCAGTGGAGCGCGCGGATGATCCGTCGCATCCGCGGCAGCGCGCATCACCATCGCG is a genomic window of Niveibacterium sp. SC-1 containing:
- a CDS encoding efflux RND transporter permease subunit; protein product: MNVSSWSIRNPIPAILLFILLTLAGLMSFKAMKIQNFPDIDLPTVIVTASLPGASPGQLETDVARKIENSVASVQGVKHIYTKVQDGTVTVTVEFRLEKATQDAVDDVRDAVTRIRADLPSDLRDPIIAKMDLSGLPILTYTVSSSRMDDEALSWFVDHDVAKAMLAVKGVGAVARVGGVAREISVELDPARLLALHATAADISRQLRQVQQEASGGRADLGGAEQSVRTIGTVASAEELARMEIALTDGRRIRLDQVATVRDSVAEQRSAALLNGKPVVGFEITRSRGAGEVEVAQGVKEALDRLRAAHPDISVTEAFNFVDPVEENFHGSMSLLYEGAFLAVLVVWLFLRDWRATFVSATALPLSIIPAFLGMHLLGFTINVVTLLSLSIVVGILVDDAIVEIENIMRHLRMGKTPYQAAMEAADEIGLAVIATTFTLIAVFLPTAFMSGVPGKFFVQFGWTAAIAVFTSLVVARLLTPMMAAYILKPLVNTHDEPRWLAIYMRWAKACLNHRWRTSIAAAVFFFGALMLVPLLPTGFVPADDLSQTQVHVELPPGSTYKQTLAAAEQARAIVQKNPFVKLVYTAVGGGSAGGDPFAGSGAAEVRKATLTINMTRRQDRGGVSKQAVEAQLREGLEALPGARVKVGLGGSNEKYVLVLAGEDGELLSQHAAKVERDLRTIPGIGNITSTSSLVRPELIVRPDFARAADLGVTSAAIADTLRIATAGDYDQGLAKLNLSQRQVPIVVKLEANARQDLDLVSRLAVPGAHGPVMLGNVASLSMDSGPAQIDRYDRQRNINFEIELNQQPLGEVEKHALALPSLKNLPPGVTQTTVGDAEAMAELFGSFALAMLTGVLCIYIVLVLLFHDFVQPVTILAALVLSVPGAFLALFVSHTALSMPSMIGLIMLMGIATKNSILLVEYAIVARRDHGLSRWDALLDACHKRARPIIMTTIAMGAGMLPIAIGLGVDPSFRAPMAIVVIGGLITSTFLSLLVIPVVFTFVDDFIQWSARMIRRIRGSAHHHRAHAHPPKTNES